A region from the Gossypium hirsutum isolate 1008001.06 chromosome A08, Gossypium_hirsutum_v2.1, whole genome shotgun sequence genome encodes:
- the LOC107940423 gene encoding uncharacterized protein isoform X1 has product MKISSSITFPINSTPKLHEYNKVLYWSAVSNGSYSISKISGIFSNGSASHGAEPRAVGDAYGRRSRLESLFCYDKPIPEERIEEPVGVSLAEKIVGDNPRCSACQAKGVILCTTCAGSGLYVDSILESQGIIVKVRCLSVKIFSSLICKYVSWMFMQSCSTFVMFLCHIVIEGKYIRFQKSGSA; this is encoded by the exons ATGAAAATTTCGTCTTCAATAACATTTCCTATAAATTCAACACCAAAATTACATGAATATAACAAAGTTTTGTATTGGTCTGCTGTATCCAATGGAAGCTACTCCATCTCCAAAATCAGCGGCATTTTCTCAAATGGCTCTGCTTCTCATGGG GCTGAGCCAAGGGCAGTGGGAGATGCGTATGGACGAAGAAGTCGTCTAGAATCTCTATTTTGTTATGATAAGCCTATCCCCGAGGAACGAATTGAAGAACCAGTTGGGGTATCTTTGGCTGAAAAAATAGTTGGAGATAATCCCCGGTGTAGTGCTTGTCAGGCCAAAGGTGTCATCCTTTGTACCACTTGTGCTGGTTCTGGATTATATGTGGACTCGATACTGGAGAGCCAGGGTATCATTGTCAAAGTCCGCTGCctaagtgtgaaaattttctcttctttaatttgtaaatatgtgtcATGGATGTTTATGCAGTCATGCTCTACATTTGTTATGTTTCTATGTCATATTGTTATAGAAGGCAAATATATTCGATTCCAAAAGTCTGGTTCTGCGTAA
- the LOC107940423 gene encoding uncharacterized protein isoform X2 — MKISSSITFPINSTPKLHEYNKVLYWSAVSNGSYSISKISGIFSNGSASHGAEPRAVGDAYGRRSRLESLFCYDKPIPEERIEEPVGVSLAEKIVGDNPRCSACQAKGVILCTTCAGSGLYVDSILESQGIIVKVRCLSVVEEPAMSCAQNAVAVVIEGPSNLWLAAFYM; from the exons ATGAAAATTTCGTCTTCAATAACATTTCCTATAAATTCAACACCAAAATTACATGAATATAACAAAGTTTTGTATTGGTCTGCTGTATCCAATGGAAGCTACTCCATCTCCAAAATCAGCGGCATTTTCTCAAATGGCTCTGCTTCTCATGGG GCTGAGCCAAGGGCAGTGGGAGATGCGTATGGACGAAGAAGTCGTCTAGAATCTCTATTTTGTTATGATAAGCCTATCCCCGAGGAACGAATTGAAGAACCAGTTGGGGTATCTTTGGCTGAAAAAATAGTTGGAGATAATCCCCGGTGTAGTGCTTGTCAGGCCAAAGGTGTCATCCTTTGTACCACTTGTGCTGGTTCTGGATTATATGTGGACTCGATACTGGAGAGCCAGGGTATCATTGTCAAAGTCCGCTGCctaagt GTTGTGGAGGAACCGGCAATGTCATGTGCTCAGAATGCAGTGGCCGTGGTCATCGAGGGCCCAAGTAACTTGTGGTTGGCAGCCTTCTATATGTAG
- the LOC107940423 gene encoding uncharacterized protein isoform X3, with protein sequence MKISSSITFPINSTPKLHEYNKVLYWSAVSNGSYSISKISGIFSNGSASHGAEPRAVGDAYGRRSRLESLFCYDKPIPEERIEEPVGVSLAEKIVGDNPRCSACQAKGVILCTTCAGSGLYVDSILESQGCGGTGNVMCSECSGRGHRGPK encoded by the exons ATGAAAATTTCGTCTTCAATAACATTTCCTATAAATTCAACACCAAAATTACATGAATATAACAAAGTTTTGTATTGGTCTGCTGTATCCAATGGAAGCTACTCCATCTCCAAAATCAGCGGCATTTTCTCAAATGGCTCTGCTTCTCATGGG GCTGAGCCAAGGGCAGTGGGAGATGCGTATGGACGAAGAAGTCGTCTAGAATCTCTATTTTGTTATGATAAGCCTATCCCCGAGGAACGAATTGAAGAACCAGTTGGGGTATCTTTGGCTGAAAAAATAGTTGGAGATAATCCCCGGTGTAGTGCTTGTCAGGCCAAAGGTGTCATCCTTTGTACCACTTGTGCTGGTTCTGGATTATATGTGGACTCGATACTGGAGAGCCAGG GTTGTGGAGGAACCGGCAATGTCATGTGCTCAGAATGCAGTGGCCGTGGTCATCGAGGGCCCAAGTAA
- the LOC107940405 gene encoding FT-interacting protein 7, which yields MAENCTRKLIVEICNAKNLMPKDGQGTASAYAIVDFDGQRRRTKTKFRDLNPVWDEKLEFLVHDIESMAAEMLEINLYNDKKMGKRSTFLGKVKLAGSVFVKAGEETLVYYPLEKRSVFSQIKGEIGVKVFYVDEEAPPAPAEPAAEQKAETAEEKPKEEEDKKEENVEEKKEEEEKPKEEPPKEEEKPNPPPAEASKSEDTTAAATPPPPPPEVENPPIAHKEEASSTKVVATKSKAETGKSSQLVINELELRSLSGDHNRIAYDLIDRMPFLYVRVVKAKRANKEPACPLHAKLVIGTHSIKTKSQIDKDWDQVFAFDKEGLNSSSLEVSVWAEEEKKEEQKEGDAAATAATVVVDNCLGAVSFDLQEVPKRVPPDSPLAPQWYSLESEKSPGNDVMVSVWVGTQADEAFQEAWQSDSGGLIPETRAKVYLSPKLWYLRLTVIQTQDLQLGSGSEPKVRSPELYVKAQLGAQLFKTSRTPVGLAWNEDLVFVAAEPFEPFLVVMVEDWSNGQLVGQAKIHVPSLERRTDDKTEPKSRWFNLVGAENKPYAGRIHVRACLEGGYHVLDEAAHVTSDVQAAAKQLAKPLIGLLDVGIRGASNLLPVKTKDGTRGTTDAYVVAKYGQKWIRTRTILDRFNPRWNEQYTWDVYDPCTVLTIGVFDNGRYKRDEAGKPGRDLRIGKIRVRLSTLDTNKVYLNSYMLTVLLPNGAKKMGEIEIAVRFSCSSWLSLIQAYGTPLLPRMHYLRPLGPAQQDILRQTAMRIVTARLARSEPPLGQEVVQFMLDTDTHVWSMRKSKANWFRVVGCLSHAAILARWLHGVRTWAHPPTTILVHVLLIAVVMCPQLVLSTIFMYAFLILALRFRYRMRVTHNVDLRLSYVDAVGPDELDEEFDGLPTTRSPDTVRFRYDRLRALASRAQSLLGDVAAQGERLEALFNWKDPRATGIFVVVCLFASLLFYVVPFKVFVLGSGFYYIRHPRFRGDMPSAPLNFFRRLPSLSDQIM from the coding sequence atgGCCGAAAATTGCACTAGAAAGTTGATAGTCGAAATCTGCAATGCCAAGAACTTGATGCCAAAAGATGGTCAAGGAACAGCCAGTGCTTATGCCATAGTTGATTTTGATGGTCAAAGAAGGAGGACAAAGACCAAGTTCAGAGATTTAAATCCTGTTTGGGATGAAAAGCTGGAGTTTTTAGTTCATGATATTGAATCCATGGCTGCCGAGATGTTGGAGATTAATTTGTACAATGATAAAAAAATGGGGAAACGAAGCACGTTTTTGGGTAAAGTGAAGTTGGCTGGCAGTGTTTTTGTTAAAGCAGGGGAAGAGACTCTGGTTTATTATCCGTTGGAAAAAAGGAGTGTTTTTTCTCAGATTAAAGGTGAGATTGGAGTTAAAGTTTTTTATGTTGATGAAGAAGCGCCGCCGGCACCGGCGGAACCTGCGGCTGAGCAGAAAGCAGAGACGGCTGAGGAGAAGCCAAAGGAAGAGGAAGATAAGAAGGAGGAAAATGTggaggaaaagaaagaagaagaagagaagccTAAAGAAGAACCACCCAAAGAAGAAGAGAAACCAAACCCACCGCCGGCGGAGGCTAGTAAGTCCGAAGACACAACCGCAGCTGCTACtccgccgccgccgccgccaGAGGTGGAGAACCCTCCAATAGCACATAAAGAAGAAGCATCATCAACGAAGGTAGTAGCAACAAAAAGCAAAGCTGAAACAGGTAAAAGCAGTCAGCTTGTGATTAACGAGTTAGAACTCCGATCACTTTCCGGCGACCACAACCGTATCGCATACGACCTCATAGACCGTATGCCATTTTTATACGTCCGAGTTGTTAAAGCAAAACGAGCCAACAAAGAACCAGCTTGTCCCCTTCATGCAAAACTGGTTATCGGTACTCACAGTATCAAAACCAAAAGCCAAATCGACAAAGATTGGGACCAAGTCTTCGCTTTCGACAAAGAAGGATTGAATTCAAGTTCCTTAGAAGTTTCAGTCTGGGctgaagaagagaaaaaagaagaacaaaaagaagGAGACGCCGCCGCCACTGCTGCCACCGTGGTGGTGGATAATTGTCTCGGAGCGGTGTCGTTTGATCTGCAAGAAGTGCCCAAAAGGGTTCCTCCCGATAGTCCTTTGGCTCCTCAATGGTATAGTCTTGAATCGGAGAAGTCACCTGGAAATGACGTCATGGTTTCTGTCTGGGTCGGGACTCAGGCTGATGAAGCTTTTCAAGAAGCTTGGCAGTCGGATTCGGGTGGGTTAATACCCGAGACCCGAGCTAAGGTTTATTTGTCTCCAAAGCTTTGGTATTTGAGATTAACGGTTATCCAAACCCAAGATTTGCAGCTTGGTTCGGGATCTGAACCTAAGGTTCGGAGTCCTGAGCTTTATGTTAAGGCTCAGCTTGGGGCTCAATTGTTTAAAACCAGTAGGACTCCGGTTGGTTTAGCTTGGAATGAGGATTTGGTTTTCGTGGCGGCTGAACCGTTTGAGCCGTTTTTGGTGGTTATGGTTGAGGATTGGAGTAACGGGCAGTTAGTGGGTCAGGCTAAAATCCATGTGCCGAGCCTTGAGAGGCGAACCGATGATAAAACTGAACCGAAATCAAGATGGTTCAATTTGGTTGGTGCTGAAAATAAACCGTACGCAGGTAGAATACACGTGAGGGCATGTTTAGAAGGTGGGTATCATGTGCTTGATGAAGCTGCTCACGTGACTAGCGACGTCCAAGCCGCTGCTAAGCAGCTAGCTAAGCCTCTGATTGGGTTGCTGGATGTTGGGATTCGAGGGGCGAGTAACTTGTTGCCTGTGAAGACCAAAGACGGTACACGTGGCACAACCGATGCATACGTGGTGGCTAAGTATGGGCAAAAATGGATCCGTACACGTACGATACTTGATCGCTTTAATCCACGTTGGAACGAGCAATATACTTGGGATGTATATGATCCATGTACAGTGCTTACTATTGGGGTATTTGATAATGGAAGGTACAAGCGAGATGAAGCAGGGAAGCCCGGTAGAGATCTACGCATCGGTAAAATACGTGTACGGTTGTCTACGCTTGACACAAATAAAGTGTACTTAAATTCATATATGCTTACGGTATTGTTACCTAATGGGGCCAAGAAGATGGGAGAGATTGAGATAGCGGTTCGATTTTCTTGCTCATCATGGCTAAGTCTAATCCAAGCCTATGGCACCCCATTGTTACCAAGAATGCACTATCTTCGTCCATTGGGTCCAGCCCAGCAGGACATACTTCGCCAAACGGCTATGCGCATAGTGACAGCTAGGCTAGCTCGGTCCGAACCACCTTTGGGACAAGAAGTAGTTCAGTTCATGTTGGATACGGATACACACGTGTGGAGCATGAGGAAGAGCAAGGCCAATTGGTTTCGAGTTGTCGGCTGTTTGTCCCATGCGGCAATTTTGGCACGTTGGTTACATGGGGTTCGCACGTGGGCACACCCACCAACGACTATCTTAGTTCATGTTTTGCTTATAGCGGTGGTGATGTGCCCACAACTAGTCCTCTCCACCATATTCATGTATGCCTTCTTAATTTTGGCATTGAGATTTCGTTACCGCATGCGAGTCACACACAATGTAGACCTAAGGCTCTCTTACGTTGACGCTGTCGGTCCTGATGAGCTCGATGAAGAATTTGACGGACTTCCAACCACACGATCGCCAGACACAGTACGGTTCCGATACGACCGTTTACGCGCATTGGCAAGCCGAGCACAATCACTATTAGGGGATGTAGCAGCCCAAGGGGAACGTTTAGAAGCATTGTTTAATTGGAAAGACCCAAGAGCAACAGGCATTTTTGTGGTAGTTTGCCTTTTCGCTTCATTGCTATTTTATGTGGTACCATTCAAAGTCTTTGTGTTAGGGTCAGGGTTCTACTACATCCGACACCCGAGATTCCGAGGTGATATGCCATCGGCTCCGCTCAACTTCTTCCGACGACTGCCGTCACTTTCCGATCAAATCATGTAA